In one window of Armatimonadota bacterium DNA:
- a CDS encoding CocE/NonD family hydrolase — MTRGPRFRAAAPRLAAAAFACLLVLPRASARQVSDVRTYMVPMRDGVRLATDVRLPDGSGPWAAVLMRTPYGRSRTAGGLEHYAIVCQDVRGRGDSEGCARPFFDDGWGEHQDGFDTVTWILAQPWCNGKIGTLGPSALGITQSLLAGTDPPGVLCQHISVACGSLYHHMAYPGGTFRQALVAGWLEEAAWPADNLGLIFNHPAYDELWRTVDSVACVAQERVTIPAVHIGGWFDIFAQGTIDSFVSRSRVAPNQWMIIGPWAHAIKREIGEFAFPSNAIELPPLADPEQRPLWFDFWLAGKDTGLRGIPRVHYYVMGACDEEGAPGNQWRTADSWPVAAQPTRFFLAPAGELVRQAPTTTSTATYDYDPADPVPTRGGGNLLIPAGPMDQREVEQRPDVLSFTTATLTYPVEVTGQVTVQLWASSSARDTAFTAKLCDVYPDGRSMLLCDGALRAACRESFSELSPIEPGEMYEFNIDVGSTSIIFNQGHRIRVAISSSNYPRFATHPNVWGEGAPQVAHQTIYFGGDHPSAVILPIVAITE; from the coding sequence ATGACACGTGGGCCTCGGTTTCGGGCTGCGGCCCCACGTCTTGCTGCCGCCGCGTTCGCGTGCCTCCTTGTGTTGCCGCGCGCGTCCGCCCGGCAGGTTTCCGACGTACGCACCTATATGGTGCCGATGCGCGACGGCGTGCGACTCGCCACCGATGTCCGCTTGCCCGACGGCAGCGGCCCCTGGGCGGCGGTTCTGATGCGCACACCCTACGGCAGGAGCAGAACAGCGGGCGGTCTCGAACACTACGCAATCGTATGCCAGGACGTACGTGGGCGCGGTGATTCCGAGGGCTGCGCGCGCCCGTTCTTCGATGACGGATGGGGCGAGCATCAGGACGGTTTCGACACCGTGACGTGGATTCTCGCCCAGCCATGGTGCAACGGCAAGATCGGCACCCTCGGCCCCTCCGCCCTCGGCATCACCCAGAGCCTGCTCGCGGGCACCGACCCCCCCGGAGTCTTGTGCCAGCACATCAGCGTCGCGTGCGGGAGTCTCTACCATCACATGGCATATCCCGGAGGAACCTTCCGCCAGGCGCTGGTCGCCGGCTGGCTCGAGGAAGCCGCATGGCCGGCGGACAACCTCGGCCTGATCTTCAACCATCCCGCATATGACGAGCTGTGGCGGACCGTGGACTCCGTCGCGTGCGTCGCACAGGAACGCGTGACCATACCCGCGGTTCATATCGGCGGTTGGTTCGACATCTTCGCCCAGGGCACGATTGACAGCTTCGTGTCGCGCAGTCGCGTTGCCCCCAACCAGTGGATGATCATCGGCCCGTGGGCCCATGCCATCAAGCGCGAGATCGGCGAGTTCGCCTTCCCATCGAACGCAATCGAGCTTCCGCCCCTGGCCGACCCCGAACAGCGGCCGCTGTGGTTCGATTTCTGGCTCGCTGGCAAGGACACCGGGCTGCGCGGCATTCCGCGCGTGCACTACTACGTCATGGGCGCGTGCGACGAGGAGGGTGCGCCCGGCAACCAATGGCGGACCGCTGACTCCTGGCCGGTCGCGGCGCAGCCGACCAGGTTCTTCCTCGCGCCCGCAGGGGAGTTGGTGCGCCAAGCGCCGACGACGACCAGCACCGCGACCTACGACTACGATCCCGCCGACCCGGTACCCACTCGCGGCGGCGGGAATCTGTTGATCCCCGCCGGCCCGATGGATCAACGCGAGGTGGAGCAGCGCCCTGACGTGCTGTCTTTCACAACCGCGACCCTGACGTATCCGGTGGAGGTCACAGGGCAGGTGACGGTGCAGTTGTGGGCGTCGAGTTCGGCCCGCGATACGGCTTTCACGGCCAAGCTCTGCGACGTGTATCCCGACGGCCGCTCGATGCTGCTCTGCGACGGCGCGCTGCGCGCGGCGTGCCGCGAATCGTTCTCCGAACTGTCGCCGATCGAGCCGGGCGAGATGTACGAGTTCAACATAGACGTTGGTTCGACCAGCATCATCTTCAACCAGGGCCACCGCATCCGTGTGGCGATCTCATCCAGCAACTACCCCCGCTTTGCCACACACCCGAACGTGTGGGGCGAAGGCGCGCCTCAGGTAGCGCATCAGACCATCTACTTCGGCGGCGACCACCCCTCGGCGGTGATCCTGCCCATCGTGGCGATAACGGAGTAG
- a CDS encoding CocE/NonD family hydrolase, which translates to FFLAPGGRLRTSRPITAGSASYEYDPANPVPTRGGANLLIPAGPMDQREVEQRPDVLSFSTTTLAYPVEVTGQVTVQLWASSSARDTAFTAKLCDVYPDGRSMLLCDGALRAACRESFSDLSPIEAGRIYELNMDLGSTSIIFNQGHRIRVEISSSNYPRFAAHPNVWGDGKPQVAHQTIYFGGGHPSAVILPVVSGAE; encoded by the coding sequence TTCTTTCTCGCGCCCGGCGGCCGCCTCCGCACTTCCCGTCCCATCACCGCGGGCAGCGCAAGCTACGAGTACGATCCCGCCAATCCGGTTCCCACTCGCGGCGGCGCGAATCTGTTGATACCTGCCGGCCCCATGGATCAACGCGAGGTGGAGCAGCGCCCTGACGTGCTCTCCTTCTCCACCACGACGTTGGCCTATCCCGTGGAGGTCACAGGGCAGGTCACGGTGCAGTTGTGGGCGTCGAGTTCGGCCCGCGATACGGCTTTCACGGCCAAGCTCTGCGACGTGTATCCTGACGGCCGCTCGATGCTGCTCTGCGACGGGGCGCTGCGCGCCGCCTGCCGGGAGTCCTTCTCCGACCTGTCGCCCATCGAGGCGGGCAGGATCTACGAGTTGAATATGGACCTCGGCTCGACCAGCATCATCTTCAACCAGGGCCATCGCATTCGGGTGGAGATCTCATCCAGCAACTACCCCCGCTTTGCCGCGCACCCCAACGTCTGGGGTGACGGCAAGCCTCAGGTCGCGCATCAGACCATCTACTTCGGCGGCGGCCACCCCTCGGCGGTGATCCTGCCCGTCGTATCCGGCGCCGAATAG
- a CDS encoding tyrosine--tRNA ligase — translation MLEPDEQLKIITRHAVDVVTEDDLLAKLRERRPLRVKYGADPSAPDLHLGHSVTMRAMRDLQDLGHHIIFIIGDFTGMLGDPSGRSKTRPQLSREEIEQNADTYAAQVSKILDMQQAELRYNSEWLSRLDAMDVVRLAAKTTVARMLERDDFAKRYAAGQPLGVHEMLYPIFQGYDSVAIEADIELGGTDQIFNFLLAREMQRDIGQASQVVITRPLIVGTDGTQKMSKSLGNYIGISEPPDEMYGKLMSLPDEHTVTYLELCTDVSEEDIRAMEAAMARGELNPRDAKARLAREIVTLYHDAQAAREAEEAFQRLFAGGKQVDRDTLLEAAERVQLDRTLEGSAVWASKALHLTGLAPSHSEARRLIGQGGVWIDDRKVENPQEEVTLREGMLLRIGKRRVAVLSFRS, via the coding sequence GTGCTCGAACCCGACGAACAGCTGAAGATCATCACCAGGCACGCCGTTGACGTCGTGACCGAAGACGACCTGCTCGCGAAACTCCGCGAGCGCCGCCCCCTGCGCGTCAAGTACGGCGCCGACCCCAGCGCGCCCGACCTGCACCTCGGCCACTCCGTCACCATGCGCGCAATGCGCGACCTTCAGGACCTCGGCCACCACATCATCTTCATCATCGGCGACTTCACCGGCATGCTCGGCGATCCCAGCGGCCGCAGCAAGACCCGGCCGCAGCTTTCCCGCGAGGAGATCGAACAGAACGCCGACACCTACGCCGCGCAGGTGTCCAAGATCCTCGACATGCAACAGGCCGAACTGCGCTACAACAGCGAATGGCTGAGTCGGCTTGACGCGATGGACGTGGTGCGGCTTGCGGCCAAGACGACCGTCGCACGCATGCTGGAGCGCGACGATTTCGCCAAGCGCTACGCCGCCGGCCAACCGCTCGGCGTCCACGAGATGCTCTACCCCATATTCCAGGGCTATGATTCCGTCGCCATCGAGGCCGACATCGAGTTGGGCGGCACCGACCAGATATTCAACTTCCTGCTCGCGCGCGAAATGCAGCGCGACATCGGGCAGGCGAGCCAGGTCGTCATCACCCGCCCGCTCATCGTCGGTACCGACGGCACGCAGAAGATGAGCAAGAGCCTCGGCAACTACATCGGCATATCCGAACCGCCGGACGAGATGTACGGCAAGCTCATGTCGCTGCCCGACGAACACACCGTGACGTACCTGGAGTTGTGCACCGACGTGAGCGAGGAGGATATCCGCGCGATGGAGGCGGCCATGGCGCGCGGCGAACTCAACCCGCGTGACGCCAAAGCCCGCCTCGCCCGGGAAATCGTCACGCTCTATCACGACGCTCAGGCCGCCCGTGAGGCGGAGGAGGCGTTCCAGCGCCTCTTCGCCGGCGGCAAGCAGGTTGACCGCGACACGCTGCTGGAGGCCGCCGAGCGTGTCCAGCTCGATCGGACGCTCGAGGGCTCTGCCGTGTGGGCGTCAAAGGCACTCCACCTTACCGGACTGGCGCCTTCGCACAGCGAAGCAAGACGCCTCATCGGGCAGGGCGGGGTATGGATTGACGACCGAAAAGTGGAGAATCCACAGGAAGAAGTGACTCTGCGGGAAGGGATGCTCCTGCGGATCGGCAAGCGGCGTGTCGCTGTGCTGTCGTTTCGGTCGTGA